The following are encoded together in the Streptomyces asoensis genome:
- a CDS encoding YgfZ/GcvT domain-containing protein, whose protein sequence is MKSPLLSLPGAVPAEGVDEGVAGHYGDLFREQRALADGAGFVDLSHRGVVAVSGEDRLSWLHLLLTQHVTDLPVGEATEALILSANGHIEHALYLVDDGLTVWMHVEPGTREALLAYLESMKFFYRVEVADRTADLAVVYLPAGSITPVPPGVVVRETAYGRELFLPRVDLEAFAEQAGPPAGILAHEALRVEQHRPRLGFETDHRTIPHELGWIGTAVHLQKGCYRGQETVARVQNLGKPPRRLVFLHLDGSEVHLPAAGTELRVADEDPDGRKIGFVTTSVRHHELGPVALALVKRNVPVDAPLLAGTTAAAQETVVEP, encoded by the coding sequence ATGAAGAGCCCCCTGCTGTCCCTGCCCGGCGCCGTCCCCGCCGAGGGTGTGGACGAAGGCGTCGCCGGTCACTACGGCGACCTGTTCCGCGAGCAGCGCGCCCTCGCCGACGGCGCCGGCTTCGTCGACCTCTCGCACCGCGGAGTGGTCGCCGTCTCCGGTGAGGACCGGCTGAGCTGGCTGCACCTTCTCCTGACCCAGCACGTCACCGACCTTCCCGTCGGCGAGGCCACCGAGGCGCTGATCCTGTCGGCGAACGGCCACATCGAGCACGCGCTCTACCTGGTGGACGACGGCCTCACCGTCTGGATGCACGTCGAACCCGGCACCCGGGAGGCGCTGCTCGCCTACCTGGAGTCGATGAAGTTCTTCTACCGGGTCGAGGTCGCGGACCGCACCGCCGACCTCGCGGTCGTGTACCTCCCCGCGGGCTCCATCACCCCCGTCCCGCCGGGTGTCGTCGTCCGGGAGACCGCGTACGGCCGGGAACTGTTCCTCCCGCGCGTCGATCTGGAGGCGTTCGCCGAGCAGGCGGGTCCGCCGGCCGGGATCCTCGCCCACGAGGCTCTGCGCGTCGAGCAGCACCGCCCGCGTCTCGGCTTCGAGACCGACCACCGCACCATCCCGCACGAGCTCGGCTGGATCGGCACCGCCGTGCACCTTCAGAAGGGCTGCTACCGGGGACAGGAGACGGTGGCCCGGGTGCAGAACCTCGGCAAGCCGCCCCGCCGTCTCGTCTTCCTCCACCTCGACGGCAGCGAGGTGCACCTCCCGGCCGCGGGCACGGAGCTGCGCGTCGCCGACGAGGACCCCGACGGTCGCAAGATCGGTTTCGTCACCACGTCCGTACGCCACCATGAACTCGGGCCGGTGGCCCTGGCGCTGGTGAAGCGGAACGTGCCGGTGGACGCGCCGCTGCTGGCCGGCACGACGGCAGCCGCTCAGGAAACGGTCGTGGAACCTTAG
- a CDS encoding Fur family transcriptional regulator, with protein MVSTESTDWKSDLRQRGYRLTPQRQLVLEAVDTLEHATPDDILVEVRKTASGVNISTVYRTLELLEELELVSHAHLGHGAPTYHLADRHHHIHLVCRDCGNVIEADVQVAAEFRDKLSETFGFDTDMKHFAIFGRCKDCTLKGSHTKS; from the coding sequence GTGGTGAGCACTGAAAGCACTGACTGGAAGAGCGACCTGCGGCAGCGCGGCTACCGGCTGACGCCGCAGCGCCAGCTTGTCCTCGAGGCCGTGGACACCCTGGAGCACGCGACCCCCGACGACATCCTCGTGGAAGTGAGGAAGACGGCGTCGGGGGTCAACATTTCCACCGTGTACCGGACCCTGGAGCTCCTGGAGGAGCTCGAGCTGGTCAGCCACGCGCACCTGGGGCACGGGGCGCCGACGTACCACCTGGCGGACCGGCACCACCACATCCACCTCGTCTGCCGGGACTGCGGCAACGTCATCGAGGCCGATGTGCAGGTGGCCGCCGAGTTCCGGGACAAGCTGAGCGAGACCTTCGGTTTCGACACGGACATGAAGCACTTCGCGATCTTCGGCCGCTGCAAGGACTGCACGCTCAAGGGTTCACATACCAAGTCGTAG
- a CDS encoding FABP family protein, producing the protein MIEIPSDLHKDLVPLAFLLGTWAGAGVHDFPGSEKCNFGQEVTFGHDGRDFLEYHSRTWVLDGDGNKVRPLESESGFWRIDADRKVEVTMVRDDGVVEIWYGELADKKPQIDLVTDAVARTAASGPYTGGKRLYGYVKSDLMWVGEKQTPEVELRPYMSAHLKKVVTPEEVERWAKALPDDMPDDGIAFFK; encoded by the coding sequence ATGATCGAGATTCCGTCCGACCTCCACAAGGACCTCGTCCCCCTCGCCTTCCTGCTGGGCACCTGGGCGGGCGCGGGCGTGCACGACTTCCCCGGATCGGAGAAGTGCAACTTCGGCCAGGAGGTCACCTTCGGCCACGACGGCCGCGACTTCCTCGAGTACCACTCCCGCACCTGGGTCCTGGACGGCGACGGCAACAAGGTACGGCCCCTGGAGTCGGAGTCCGGCTTCTGGCGCATCGACGCCGACCGCAAGGTCGAGGTGACCATGGTCCGCGACGACGGCGTGGTCGAGATCTGGTACGGCGAGCTCGCCGACAAGAAGCCGCAGATCGACCTGGTCACCGACGCGGTGGCCCGCACGGCGGCCTCCGGCCCCTACACCGGCGGCAAGCGGCTCTACGGCTACGTCAAGAGCGACCTGATGTGGGTCGGCGAGAAGCAGACCCCCGAGGTCGAGCTGCGCCCCTACATGTCGGCGCACCTGAAGAAGGTCGTCACCCCGGAGGAGGTCGAGCGGTGGGCCAAGGCCCTCCCCGACGACATGCCGGACGACGGGATCGCCTTCTTCAAGTAG
- a CDS encoding aerial mycelium formation protein, whose product MSTPSTGRPTTHRPPAQRHDSPVLPAEPPEHDLTRLGLPELRTLRRDAQRDEADLSYVRRLLQGRIDILRAELARRSPSGAASVVERLSEILTDAPARHRSSARHVTLGTPHSEEYRILAADMLADVELSDLDARTDPELHEAMARLVGYEQQVSSRRQRLQRTADDSGAEITRRYREGEAQVEDLLV is encoded by the coding sequence ATGAGCACACCGAGTACCGGGCGGCCCACGACACACCGGCCGCCGGCACAGCGCCACGACAGCCCCGTGCTGCCCGCGGAACCACCCGAGCACGACCTGACCCGGCTGGGACTGCCCGAGCTGCGCACCCTGCGCCGGGACGCCCAGCGCGACGAGGCCGACCTCAGCTACGTACGGCGGCTGCTCCAGGGCCGTATCGACATCCTGCGCGCGGAACTGGCCCGGCGCTCGCCGTCGGGCGCGGCCTCCGTGGTGGAGCGGCTGTCGGAGATCCTCACCGACGCCCCGGCCCGCCACCGTTCATCGGCCCGGCACGTCACGCTGGGCACCCCGCACAGCGAGGAGTACCGGATCCTGGCCGCGGACATGCTCGCCGACGTCGAACTCTCCGACCTCGACGCCCGCACCGACCCCGAGCTGCACGAGGCGATGGCCCGTCTCGTCGGCTACGAACAGCAGGTGTCGAGCCGGCGCCAGCGCCTCCAGCGGACGGCCGACGACTCCGGCGCGGAGATCACCCGCAGGTACCGGGAGGGCGAGGCACAGGTCGAGGACCTGCTGGTCTGA
- a CDS encoding GNAT family N-acetyltransferase has protein sequence MNRRATPQPLDVRPVTDAELADWTRAVNTGFLRPPTVPDRMLADRRVAFAGSRVSGAFDGGRCVATFRSFDQELTAVGGAAVPADGISNVTVAPTHRRRGLLTRLMADDLAAAKERGDVVATLIAAEYRIYGRYGFGPATTMTEWSIDVPRAGLDPRWAGPLDGGRIDFADGEEIRRLGPQLHERLRRERAGVIDRNEHWWAARTGRLWLYGDAWVEPFFVVYRSADGVVEGMASYRTDEKWSDAKQPLNTAAVNWLTAVTPAAERALWHYLCSIDWIATVRTGWRAPDDLLPLHLPDPRAASITTQADWLWVRVLDVVRALEARTYAASGVSVLEVVDRAGLAGGRFLLDATPDGASCAPTTRDADLTLDVADLATLWLGDETVGRLVSLGRVREERAGAAREADALLRTSGRPWCPDMF, from the coding sequence ATGAACCGCCGAGCCACCCCGCAGCCCCTCGACGTCCGCCCGGTCACCGACGCGGAGCTCGCCGACTGGACCCGTGCCGTGAACACGGGTTTCCTGCGGCCGCCCACCGTCCCCGACCGGATGCTCGCCGACCGCCGAGTCGCGTTCGCCGGCTCACGTGTGTCCGGCGCCTTCGACGGGGGCCGGTGCGTGGCGACGTTCCGCTCGTTCGACCAGGAGCTCACGGCGGTGGGCGGCGCGGCCGTCCCCGCCGACGGCATCTCCAACGTCACCGTCGCGCCCACCCACCGCCGCCGTGGTCTCCTCACCCGTCTGATGGCCGACGACCTGGCGGCGGCGAAGGAGCGCGGGGACGTGGTGGCCACGCTGATAGCGGCCGAGTACCGGATCTACGGCCGGTACGGGTTCGGTCCCGCCACGACGATGACGGAGTGGTCGATCGACGTGCCCCGGGCCGGCCTCGACCCGCGCTGGGCGGGTCCGCTCGACGGGGGCCGCATCGACTTCGCGGACGGCGAGGAGATCCGCCGGCTCGGTCCGCAGCTGCACGAGCGGCTGCGCCGCGAGCGGGCGGGGGTGATCGACCGGAACGAGCACTGGTGGGCGGCGCGCACCGGCCGTTTGTGGCTGTACGGCGACGCCTGGGTCGAGCCGTTCTTCGTGGTCTACCGTTCGGCGGACGGTGTGGTCGAGGGCATGGCGTCCTACCGGACGGACGAGAAGTGGAGCGACGCCAAGCAGCCGCTCAACACGGCGGCGGTGAACTGGCTGACGGCGGTGACCCCCGCCGCGGAGCGCGCGCTGTGGCACTACCTGTGTTCCATCGACTGGATCGCCACGGTGAGGACGGGGTGGCGCGCGCCGGACGACCTGCTGCCGCTCCATCTGCCGGACCCGCGTGCGGCGAGCATCACCACGCAGGCGGACTGGCTGTGGGTGCGCGTCCTGGACGTCGTCAGGGCCCTGGAGGCGCGCACGTACGCCGCGTCGGGCGTCTCGGTCCTCGAGGTCGTCGACCGGGCGGGCCTGGCCGGAGGCCGCTTCCTGCTGGACGCGACCCCCGACGGCGCGTCCTGCGCGCCGACCACCCGGGACGCCGACCTCACCCTGGACGTGGCCGACCTGGCCACGCTGTGGCTGGGCGACGAGACCGTGGGGCGGCTGGTGTCGCTGGGCCGGGTCCGGGAAGAACGAGCGGGCGCCGCCCGGGAGGCCGACGCCCTGCTGCGTACGTCCGGGCGCCCCTGGTGCCCGGACATGTTCTGA
- the dtd gene encoding D-aminoacyl-tRNA deacylase, which produces MRAVVQRVDGASVVVDGETVGEIDGEGLCVLVGVTHEDTEEKAAQLARKLWSLRMLHDERSCSDIGAPLLVISQFTLYGDARKGRRPTWNAAAPGAVAEPLVDEVVARLRALGATVATGRFGAQMRVALTNDGPFTVLIEV; this is translated from the coding sequence ATGCGAGCGGTGGTGCAGAGGGTGGACGGCGCGAGCGTCGTCGTGGACGGCGAGACGGTCGGGGAGATCGACGGCGAGGGCCTGTGCGTCCTGGTCGGGGTCACCCACGAGGACACCGAGGAGAAGGCGGCACAGCTCGCCCGCAAGCTCTGGTCCCTGCGCATGCTGCACGACGAGAGGTCGTGCAGCGACATCGGCGCCCCGCTGCTGGTGATCAGCCAGTTCACGCTGTACGGGGACGCCCGCAAGGGCCGCCGCCCCACCTGGAACGCGGCCGCGCCCGGCGCGGTGGCCGAGCCGCTCGTCGACGAGGTCGTCGCACGGCTGCGCGCGCTGGGCGCGACGGTGGCGACGGGCCGGTTCGGCGCGCAGATGCGCGTCGCGCTGACGAACGACGGCCCGTTCACCGTCCTGATCGAGGTCTAG
- a CDS encoding DsrE family protein: MAKKLVIKVTAGADAPERCSQAFTVAAVAVASGVEVSLWLTGESAWFALPGRAAEFELPHAAPLPGLLESILAGGRLTLCTQCAARRDITEKDVIEGVRIAGAQVFVQEALADDTQALVY, encoded by the coding sequence ATGGCGAAGAAGCTCGTGATCAAGGTGACAGCGGGGGCCGACGCGCCCGAGCGGTGCTCTCAGGCGTTCACGGTGGCGGCCGTCGCCGTGGCCAGCGGGGTCGAGGTGTCCCTGTGGCTGACCGGTGAGTCCGCGTGGTTCGCGCTGCCGGGCCGGGCCGCCGAGTTCGAGCTGCCGCACGCCGCTCCGCTGCCCGGTCTGCTCGAGTCGATCCTGGCCGGCGGACGGCTCACCCTGTGCACCCAGTGCGCGGCCCGCCGGGACATCACCGAGAAGGACGTCATCGAGGGCGTCCGCATCGCCGGAGCCCAGGTGTTCGTCCAGGAGGCCCTGGCCGACGACACCCAGGCACTCGTGTACTGA